A single genomic interval of Alligator mississippiensis isolate rAllMis1 chromosome 15, rAllMis1, whole genome shotgun sequence harbors:
- the LOC102572174 gene encoding Fc receptor-like protein 3, producing the protein MKDSGKYQCQTSDSSLSDAVQLTVSEELFSTPELRVAGSAKAIEESPLTLQCVTRLNPRKSNSQLQYSFYKSTTTVREPASSPEYQIPEAGLADSGLYFCVVQAVTSSVQKRSPKLDIEVKRVPVSGVTLGVQPRNGQVVAGEGLVLSCSVAAGTGPLAFSWHREGSGLALRTETLRLRRTDYKIPAAMESDAGEYYCAASNSNDPVLSPRVTITVWVPVSPPVLTLSADGFWAAIGDAVEIQCESHRGSAPVVYRFHHEGALLGTRTVSAHGPGSITINLTSESDSGAYSCEADNGVGDGPQRSAPSHLAVLVPVAGANITTDKLDPVLMVGESLNLSCWVQVGTDPVFRWVHDTQELDVASELGLLSPVGNVLYVESVQLGHAGNYQCIASNQLSPQRVFLAPSEILAITVRADMSAQMAASASVTGMIVALLCLVGAILAAVLYIRYRQKTEETFFTAQWRRSVSPAQQELPAQRLPPPAAVGSLELEPEYDNVCPQKQESGDVLYSVISIKKGNRAKPTGTAERDNGHLVTYAVLPSPMIPRDSATRARASEARDEPMSDVYENVPHP; encoded by the exons ATGAAAGATAGTGGCAAATACCAGTGTCAGACCTCAGACTCTTCACTCAGTGATGCCGTCCAGCTGACTGTCTCTGAAG AGCTCTTTTCAACACCGGAGTTGAGGGTAGCTGGCTCAGCTAAAGCCATAGAAGAAAGCCCACTGACCCTGCAATGTGTCACACGGCTCAATCCCCGGAAATCAAACTCACAACTTCAGTACTCCTTCTACAAGAGCACCACGACTGTGAGAGAGCCAGCGAGCTCCCCCGAGTACCAGatcccagaggcagggctggcagaCTCAGGACTCTACTTTTGTGTGGTGCAGGCGGTGACCTCAAGTGTACAGAAACGGAGCCCCAAACTAGACATCGAGGTTAAAC GAGTCCCCGTCTCCGGAGTCACCCTGGGGGTGCAGCCCCGCaatgggcaggtggtggcaggggagggactgGTGCTGAGCTGCTCCGTGGCTGCGGGCACGGGGCCTCTCGCCTTCTCTTGGCACCGGGAGGGCTCTGGCCTGGCTCTGAGGACAGAGACTCTGCGCTTACGGAGGACGGACTACAAGATCCCTGCTGCCATGGAGAGCGATGCCGGGGAGTATTACTGCGCTGCCTCCAACAGTAACGACCCGGTCCTGAGCCCACGGGTGACGATCACAGTGTGGG TCCCGGTGTCCCCCCCTGTCCTGACCCTTAGTGCAGATGGCTTCTGGGCCGCCATCGGAGATGCAGTGGAGATCCAATGTGAGTCGCACCGGGGCTCAGCTCCTGTGGTCTATCGGTTTCATCACGAGGGAGCCCTGCTGGGAACCAGGACAGTCAGTGCCCATGGGCCAGGGTCCATCACCATCAACCTGACATCCGAGAGCGACTCTGGAGCCTACTCCTGCGAGGCTGACAATGGTGTGGGTGACGGCCCCCAGCGCAGCGCCCCCTCCCACCTCGCTGTGCTAG TGCCGGTGGCTGGGGCCAACATCACCACAGATAAGCTGGATCCAGTGCTCATGGTGGGAGAAAGCCTGAATCTCAGCTGCTGGGTGCAGGTGGGGACAGACCCAGTGTTCAGGTGGGTTCATGACACTCAGGAGCTGGACGTGGCCTCAGAGCTGGGCCTGCTCTCTCCTGTGGGGAACGTCCTGTATGTGGAGTCGGTGCAGCTGGGCCATGCGGGGAATTACCAGTGCATCGCCAGCAACCAGCTCAGTCCCCAGAGAGTCTTCCTGGCCCCCAGCGAGATTCTGGCCATCACCGTGAGAG CAGACATGAGTGCCCAGATGGCTGCAAGTGCATCTGTCACGGGTATGATAGTCGCCCTCCTGTGCTTGGTTGGTGCCATATTGGCTGCTGTGCTCTACATCAGGTACCGGCAGAAAACAG AAGAGACATTTTTCACTGCTCAGTGGAG GCGCTCTGTGagcccagcacagcaggagctccctgcccagAGGCTGCCTCCCCCGGCTGCTGTGGGctccctggagctggagccagagtatGACAATG TGTGTCCCCAGAAGCAGGAGAGTGGAGACGTGCTCTATTCAGTTATCAGCATCAAGAAAGGAAACAGGG CGAAGCCCACAGGAACTGCTGAGAGGGATAAT GGACACCTTGTCACCTATgctgtgctccccagccccatgatccCCCGGGATTCAGCCACCAGAGCGAGGGCATCAGAAGCGAGAGACGAGCCCATGAGCGACGTCTATGAGAACGTTCCCCACCCGTAA